The following are encoded in a window of Rissa tridactyla isolate bRisTri1 chromosome 3, bRisTri1.patW.cur.20221130, whole genome shotgun sequence genomic DNA:
- the SOX7 gene encoding transcription factor SOX-7, with the protein MAALLGTYRWPERLEGDASEGLPPGPPQRCPAGEKSSESRIRRPMNAFMVWAKDERKRLAVQNPDLHNAELSKMLGKSWKALSLSQKRPYVEEAERLRVKHMQDYPNYKYRPRRKKQVKRICKRVDPGFLLGNLTRDQNAVPEKRTCGRAGGEKEGPGEYPPRPGLPAGRGYREAPCSSSGSSTSMDTYPYGLPTPPEMSPLDAIDPEQSFFSSPCPEEHHRSHLAGATYSPEYAGSSLPCNHHPLSPIPQPATCMIPPASSCTPLPPPPPPPSYYTPAFPSLAPPSLHAHLGQLSPPPDHHGFDTLDQLSQAELLGEMDRNEFDQYLNNPGHSDHHGGVLVNGHVPASGSSHASETSLISVLADATATYYNNYSVS; encoded by the exons atGGCTGCGCTGCTCGGCACCTACCGCTGGCCGGAGCGGCTGGAGGGGGACGCCAGCGAGGGGCTGCCTCCGGGGCCCCCCCAGCGTTGTCCGGCGGGAGAGAAAAGCTCCGAGAGCCGCATCCGCCGGCCCATGAACGCCTTCATGGTGTGGGCGAAGGACGAGAGGAAGCGGCTGGCGGTGCAGAACCCCGACCTGCACAACGCGGAGCTCAGCAAGATGCTcg GCAAGTCCTGGAAGGCTCTGAGCCTCTCGCAGAAGCGTCCCTACGTGGAGGAGGCCGAGCGGCTGCGGGTGAAGCACATGCAAGATTACCCCAACTACAAATACCGGCCCCGGCGCAAGAAGCAGGTCAAGCGCATCTGCAAGCGGGTGGACCCCGGTTTTTTGCTGGGCAACCTGACGCGGGACCAAAACGCCGTGCCGGAGAAGCGGAcctgcggccgggccgggggggagaAAGAGGGTCCGGGTGAGTACCCGCCTCGCCCGGGGCTGCCGGCCGGCCGGGGATACCGGGAAGCTCcgtgcagcagcagcggcagcagcaccagcatggACACCTACCCCTACGGGCTGCCCACCCCCCCGGAGATGTCTCCGCTGGACGCCATAGACCCCGAGCAGAGCTTCTTCTCCTCGCCCTGCCCCGAGGAGCATCACCGCTCCCACCTCGCCGGAGCCACCTACTCCCCGGAGTACGCGGGCAGCTCCCTCCCGTGCAACCACCACCCCCTCAGCCCCATCCCGCAGCCGGCCACCTGCATGATCCCCCCGGCCTCCAGCtgcactcctcttcctcctcctcctcctcctcccagctacTACACGCCCGccttcccctccctggcccccccCAGCCTCCATGCCCACCTGGGCCAGCTCTCCCCGCCACCCGACCACCACGGCTTTGACACCTTGGACCAGCTGAGCCAAGCCGAGCTCCTGGGGGAGATGGACCGCAACGAGTTCGACCAATATCTCAACAACCCCGGCCACAGCGACCACCACGGCGGCGTCTTGGTCAACGGACACGTCCCGGCGTCCGGCAGCTCCCACGCCTCCGAGACCAGCCTCATCTCCGTCCTCGCCGATGCCACGGCCACCTACTACAATAACTACAGCGTCTCCTAG